The Corynebacterium camporealensis genome contains a region encoding:
- a CDS encoding helix-turn-helix domain-containing protein gives MGGKVIAEKKKFVSLEQRRQNEALGNLGEDLKQWRKLRRLTRAQLSRKSGVSESTIARLERGESGVSVGTLVKLVRKLKIPEFLDSVSPFESDEGRRLLTSYAKLW, from the coding sequence GTGGGAGGGAAGGTCATTGCTGAAAAGAAGAAGTTCGTGTCTTTAGAGCAGCGCCGCCAGAATGAGGCTTTGGGGAATCTGGGTGAAGACCTTAAGCAGTGGCGCAAGCTGCGGAGATTGACGCGTGCGCAGCTGTCTCGGAAGTCTGGGGTATCCGAGTCGACTATTGCCCGGCTGGAGCGTGGTGAGTCGGGAGTCTCCGTGGGCACGCTAGTGAAGTTGGTGCGCAAGTTGAAGATCCCTGAATTCTTGGATAGCGTTAGCCCGTTTGAAAGCGATGAAGGTCGACGATTGCTGACCTCATATGCGAAGTTGTGGTGA